A stretch of Carya illinoinensis cultivar Pawnee chromosome 14, C.illinoinensisPawnee_v1, whole genome shotgun sequence DNA encodes these proteins:
- the LOC122293179 gene encoding phosphoinositide phospholipase C 4-like, producing the protein MGTYRMCVCFTRKFKIKESGPPPDVKEAFKQYAEGGNYMTVEQLHRFLVEVQGETGASISDAVRVVEQVLQKRHHMSKYTRKHTISLDDFHYYLFSMELNPPIVDEVHQDMTAPVSNYFIYTGHNSYLTGNQLNSDCSVLPIIKALNRGVRVVELDLWPNNDATDGVHVYHGWTLTTPVELIECLKSIKEHAFSASPYPVIITLEDHLTPDLQAKVAKLMTQTFEDKLFYPESECLKEFPSPEELKYRFIISTKPPKEFLQAKSSKEKMENSLKGKDSDEQDDETSDSDSIQHNQDDEDHDDSDHESRPPGPCSYKGLIAIHAGKPKGGLKEALKVELNKFRRLSLSEQALEKAVSSQGTDVVRFTQRNFLRVYPKGTRFNSSNYNPLIGWTHGAQMVAFNMQGYGKYLWLMHGMFRSNGGCGYVRKPDLLMKVGPNNEVFDPKANLQVKTTLKVKVYMGDGWHLDFKQTHFDQFSPPDFYTRVGIAGVPADNIMKETKKIEDDWTPVWDEEFTFPLTVPELALLRVVVREYDMSGKGDFGGQTCLPVWELRPGIRAVPLFDRKGEKYNSVRLLMRFEFV; encoded by the exons ATGGGGACGTATAGGATGTGCGTGTGCTTTACGAGGAAGTTTAAGATCAAGGAGTCGGGGCCACCACCGGACGTGAAGGAAGCGTTCAAGCAGTACGCGGAGGGTGGGAACTACATGACGGTGGAGCAGCTGCACCGATTCTTGGTGGAGGTTCAGGGTGAGACCGGCGCGTCGATCTCAGACGCGGTGCGGGTTGTGGAGCAGGTCTTGCAGAAGCGACACCATATGTCCAAGTACACCAGGAAACACACTATCAGCCTTGATGATTTTCACTATTACTTGTTCTCAATGGAGCTTAATCCGCCTATTGTAGATGAG GTTCACCAGGATATGACAGCTCCAGTGTCTAATTATTTCATCTACACTGGTCATAATTCATATCTGACTGGTAACCAACTCAATAGTGACTGCAGTGTTCTTCCAATTATAAAGGCACTGAATAGAGGTGTACGAGTAGTAGAGCTTGATCTTTGGCCGAATAATGATGCAACAGATGGTGTTCATGTTTATCATGGATG GACCCTGACAACTCCGGTGGAACTTATTGAATGCCTGAAATCCATTAAAGAGCATGCCTTTTCTGCATCACCATACCCTGTCATAATAACTCTTGAAGATCACCTTACACCAGATCTTCAGGCTAAAGTAGCCAAG CTGATGACTCAAACATTTGAAGATAAGTTGTTTTATCCTGAATCTGAATGTTTAAAAGAATTCCCTTCACCAGAAGAATTGAAGTATCGGTTTATTATATCAACCAAACCTCCAAAGGAGTTTCTTCAAGCTAAGAGTAGCAAGGAAAAGATGGAGAATTCACTCAAGGGAAAGGATTCTGATGAACAAGATGATGAAACG AGCGATAGTGATTCAATTCAGCACAATCAGGATGATGAGGATCATGATGACTCTGATCATGAGTCACGTCCACCAGGTCCATGCTCATACAAGGGTCTAATTGCTATTCACGCTGGAAAACCAAAGGGTGGTCTAAAGGAGGCGTTAAAAGTTGAACTCAACAAATTTAGACGCCTGAGTTTGAGTGAACAAGCACTTGAAAAGGCTGTTTCATCTCAAGGAACGGATGTTGTTAG ATTTACCCAGAGAAATTTCCTGAGAGTGTACCCCAAGGGTACTCGGTTTAACTCCTCCAACTACAACCCATTAATTGGTTGGACGCATGGGGCTCAAATGGTAGCATTTAATATGCAG GGATATGGCAAATATCTATGGTTGATGCATGGGATGTTTAGATCCAATGGGGGTTGTGGCTATGTGAGAAAGCCTGATCTTCTAATGAAAGTGGGGCCCAATAATGAAGTGTTTGATCCTAAAGCAAATTTGCAAGTGAAGACGACTTTAAAG GTGAAAGTATATATGGGAGATGGGTGGCATTTGGATTTTAAACAAACACACTTCGATCAGTTTTCACCCCCAGATTTTTACACCAGG GTTGGCATAGCAGGAGTCCCAGCTGATAACATAATGaaggaaacaaagaaaatagagGACGACTGGACTCCAGTTTGGGATGAAGAGTTTACATTTCCATTGACTGTTCCTGAACTAGCCTTGCTTAGAGTTGTAGTGCGTGAGTATGACATGTCCGGAAAGGGTGATTTCGGCGGCCAAACTTGTTTGCCAGTGTGGGAATTGAGGCCAGGGATCCGTGCAGTCCCCCTTTTTGACCGTAAAGGAGAGAAATACAACTCAGTAAGGCTTCTTATGCGGTTTGAGTTTGtctga